A window of the Lolium perenne isolate Kyuss_39 chromosome 7, Kyuss_2.0, whole genome shotgun sequence genome harbors these coding sequences:
- the LOC127300934 gene encoding uncharacterized protein produces the protein MPLTISIPRLLAAISAAASSPADLRRLSHLLLNPYAPLPPLRCLNTFLMALARHRMLPDMESFTSRMPARNLRTYTTLINAYCLAGDLPAAKRHLASLLRAGLAPDSHAYTSFVLGYCRAGLFAHACRVFVLMPLRGCARTAFTYTALLHGLCGAGMLREAVSVFNGMRADRCTPDTHVYATMLHGLCGVGRTGEAEVLLAEAITDGFEPNVVVYNALIDGYCNAGDMKLAVNVFDRMDVNGCSPNVRTYTELICGFCKSRKVDRAMVLFNRMVQAGLLPNVVTYTALIQGHCSDGHLECAFRMLESMETSGLVPSEWTCSVLIDTLCKRGRVREAQLFLASVIQKGYKVNEIVYTSLIDGLCKTGNVGAGDKLMQKLVSQGFVPDAHTYSSLIDGLCRQKELSRAMLVLDDMMLKGVQPSVVTYTILIDELVRELGSEGSKKILDKMIAAGTKPDVFTYTIFVRSYCCEGRMKDAEHMMVQMVDHGVCPNLVTYNTLISGYANLGLASQAFSTFKHMVATGCKPNEDSYTILLRLLVKKKSSNDMPACSVDIWKIAEMECLQGLLEEVVKLQLPSDIDIYNCFLRSLCRVDRLAETKVFLVEMQSANLTPSEDVYTSIIGCCCRLKMPAEALTFLDSLIESGYLPHIESYKHIICSLCEEGSIKTAKHVFGDMLSKEYNYDEIVWRILIDGLLQKGNVAECSSLLSVMEEEDYRPSDALYARLTGKITVANDDQETA, from the coding sequence ATGCCCCTGACCATTTCGATCCCCCGCCTCCTCGCCGCCATCTCTGCTGCCGCCTCCTCGCCCGCTGACCTCCGCCGCCTCTcccacctcctcctcaaccccTACGCCCCACTCCCTCCGCTCCGCTGCCTCAACACCTTCCTCATGGCCCTTGCCCGCCACCGCATGCTCCCGGACATGGAGTCCTTCACATCCCGCATGCCCGCACGCAACCTTCGCACGTACACCACCCTCATCAACGCATACTGTCTCGCCGGCGACCTCCCTGCTGCTAAGAGGCATCTTGCTTCCCTACTCCGCGCCGGTCTCGCACCGGATTCCCATGCTTATACCTCCTTTGTTCTTGGATACTGCCGTGCTGGGCTGTTTGCGCACGCCTGCCGGGTGTTTGTGCTAATGCCGCTCCGAGGGTGTGCGCGCACTGCCTTCACGTACACTGCCCTGCTCCATGGTCTTTGTGGCGCTGGTATGCTGCGCGAAGCTGTGTCAGTGTTTAATGGGATGCGGGCAGACAGGTGCACCCCTGACACGCACGTGTACGCCACGATGTTGCATGGGCTGTGTGGGGTGGGGCGAACTGGTGAGGCGGAAGTTCTTCTTGCTGAGGCAATCACCGATGGTTTTGAACCGAATGTGGTTGTCTACAATGCGCTGATTGATGGCTACTGCAATGCTGGGGACATGAAGCTGGCTGTTAATGTTTTTGACAGGATGGATGTTAATGGCTGCTCACCAAATGTCCGGACATACACTGAGCTGATATGTGGGTTCTGCAAATCTAGGAAGGTGGACAGAGCCATGGTGCTGTTCAACCGGATGGTTCAGGCTGGTTTGCTGCCAAATGTGGTGACATACACGGCCTTAATTCAGGGACATTGCAGTGATGGGCACTTGGAATGTGCTTTTAGGATGCTCGAGTCGATGGAGACCAGTGGGTTGGTTCCTAGTGAGTGGACTTGCTCAGTGTTGATTGATACTCTGTGCAAACGTGGAAGAGTTAGAGAAGCGCAGTTGTTTCTTGCATCTGTTATACAGAAGGGATATAAGGTGAATGAGATTGTCTACACCAGCTTGATTGATGGATTGTGCAAGACAGGAAATGTTGGTGCTGGTGACAAGTTAATGCAGAAATTGGTTTCACAGGGGTTTGTGCCAGATGCCCATACATACAGTTCACTGATTGatggattatgcaggcaaaaagaGTTGTCACGAGCAATGTTGGTATTGGATGATATGATGTTGAAAGGAGTACAACCCAGTGTTGTCACATATACCATTCTAATTGATGAACTTGTTAGGGAGCTAGGATCTGAAGGTTCAAAGAAGATACTTGATAAGATGATTGCAGCAGGTACTAAGCCTGATGTTTTCACCTACACAATATTTGTTCGCTCCTACTGTTGTGAGGGGAGGATGAAAGATGCTGAACACATGATGGTTCAAATGGTTGATCATGGCGTTTGCCCTAACTTAGTGACGTACAACACTTTGATAAGTGGGTATGCCAATTTAGGACTAGCAAGTCAAGCGTTTTCAACTTTCAAGCACATGGTTGCTACCGGGTGCAAGCCAAATGAGGATTCCTACACGATTCTTCTTAGGCTATTGGTAAAGAAAAAGTCCTCTAATGATATGCCTGCCTGCTCCGTTGATATATGGAAAATAGCAGAAATGGAATGTCTCCAGGGGCTTTTGGAGGAAGTGGTTAAGCTTCAGTTGCCTTCAGACATTGATATTTATAATTGTTTTCTTAGGTCTTTATGCCGCGTTGATAGATTGGCGGAAACTAAAGTTTTTCTAGTTGAGATGCAGAGTGCTAACTTGACCCCCAGTGAGGATGTATATACTTCAATTATAGGGTGTTGTTGCAGACTAAAAATGCCAGCTGAAGCTTTGACATTTCTTGATTCATTGATTGAAAGTGGTTATTTACCACATATAGAATCATATAAGCATATTATTTGTTCTCTTTGTGAGGAAGGAAGCATTAAGACCGCTAAACATGTTTTTGGTGACATGCTGTCGAAGGAATACAACTATGATGAAATTGTCTGGAGGATTCTGATTGATGGTCTATTGCAGAAGGGCAATGTTGCTGAGTGCTCAAGTCTGCTCTCAGTGATGGAGGAAGAAGATTATCGCCctagtgatgcattgtatgccaGGCTTACAGGTAAAATAACAGTTGCAAATGATGATCAGGAAACAGCTTGA